TCGCGCCGGTCTCGCTCTTGGACGCCGGGTCGGAGGACGCACCGCAGGCGCTGAGGCCGACGGCGAGCGCGGCGGTGGCGGCGGCAGCTGCGGTGACCTTGATGTTCTTGCGCACGAAGAGTGCCTCTTTCTTGTGGTGGTGCGCCCGGACAAGGAGTTCGGGCTCGGTGGGGCGGAAAGTTCTGGGGCCCTGGCCGGCCGGACGCCCCCTAGGAGGCGGTGCGGCCTCGGCGGGCCAGCAGCCGGACGGTGAGGTCGCCGATCAGCTGGATCACGGTGACGATGACGATCAGCAGCGCGACGGTGATCAGCATGAACTGGTTGTCGAAGCGCTGGAATCCGTAGGTGACGGCCTTGGAGCCGAGCCCTTCGCCGCCGACCGCGCCGGCCATCGCGGAGTAGCCGATGAGCACGATGAGGGTGGTGGTGACGCCCGAGACGAGCGAGGGCAGGGCCTGCGGGAGGAGCACCTTGCGGACGATCGTGGGGATGGAACCGCCCATCGACTGGACCGCTTCGACGAGCCCGTGGTCGACCTCGCGGATCGCCGTCTCGACGAGCCGGGCGAAGAACGGGATGGCGCCGACGGCGAGGGGCACGATCATCGCGGTGGGGCCGATGAAGGTGCCGACGACCCAGGTGGTGAAGGGGATCAGGGCGATCAGCAGGATGATGAACGGCAGCGAGCGGCCGATGTTCACGATCACGCCGATGACCTTGTTCACCACGGTGTTCTGGAGCAGTCCGCCCTTGTCGGTGAGGACCAGCAGGACGCCGAGCGGCAGTCCGCCGACGACGGTGACCAGGGCGGACCACAGCACCATGTAGAGGGTGTCGAGGGTGCCCTGGGTCAGCAGGGGCTGCATTTCGGACCAGGTCACTTGACGACCTCCTTGGTGATCGCCGCGGGCGTCTGCTCCGGTACGAGGGGGGCGGCGGTCGCGGCGGGCTCGCCGTCGACGACCTCGGCCTGGAGGCCCTGCTCGCGCAGGAAGCCGATGGGGACGACGTTCTCCTCGAACCGGCCGGGCAGTTCGATGCGCATCCGGCCGATCTGCTTGCCGCCGACGGTGTCCATCGCGGCGCCGAGGATCGAGATGTCGATGTTGTACGTCCGCGAGAGCTGGGAGATGACCGGCCGGGAGGCCGACTCCCCCTGGAAGGTCACGTCGACGACCGTGCGGTCCGGGCCGGAGGCGCTCCCGCCGACCGGGAACAGCTCCTGGGCCAGTTCGGAGCCGGGGGTGGCGAGGAGCTCGCCGACGGTCCCGGACTCGACGATCCTGCCGCGCCGCATGAGCGCCGCGGAGTCGCAGACGGTCTTGACGACGTCCATCTCGTGGGTGATGAGCAGGACCGTGAGGCCGAGCTGCTGGTTGAGGTCGCGCAGCAGTTGGAGGATGGAGCGGGTGGTCTCGGGGTCGAGCGCGGAGGTCGCCTCGTCGGAGAGCAGCACCTGGGGGTCGCCCGCGAGGGCGCGGGCTATGCCCACGCGCTGCTTCTGGCCGCCGGAGAGCTGTCCGGGGTAGGACTTCGCCTTGTCGGCGAGGCCGACCAGGTCGAGCAGTTCCCTGGCCTTGCGGGTGCGCGCCTGGCCGGAGACGCCGAGGATCTCCAGCGGC
This sequence is a window from Streptomyces parvus. Protein-coding genes within it:
- a CDS encoding methionine ABC transporter permease yields the protein MTWSEMQPLLTQGTLDTLYMVLWSALVTVVGGLPLGVLLVLTDKGGLLQNTVVNKVIGVIVNIGRSLPFIILLIALIPFTTWVVGTFIGPTAMIVPLAVGAIPFFARLVETAIREVDHGLVEAVQSMGGSIPTIVRKVLLPQALPSLVSGVTTTLIVLIGYSAMAGAVGGEGLGSKAVTYGFQRFDNQFMLITVALLIVIVTVIQLIGDLTVRLLARRGRTAS
- a CDS encoding methionine ABC transporter ATP-binding protein, with product MITTTGLTKVYQSRDREVTALDGVDLHVREGEVYGVIGQSGAGKSSLIRCVNLLERPTSGTVTVAGQDLTALAGRGRRASAELRRARTRIGMVFQHFNLLGSRTVLDNVELPLEILGVSGQARTRKARELLDLVGLADKAKSYPGQLSGGQKQRVGIARALAGDPQVLLSDEATSALDPETTRSILQLLRDLNQQLGLTVLLITHEMDVVKTVCDSAALMRRGRIVESGTVGELLATPGSELAQELFPVGGSASGPDRTVVDVTFQGESASRPVISQLSRTYNIDISILGAAMDTVGGKQIGRMRIELPGRFEENVVPIGFLREQGLQAEVVDGEPAATAAPLVPEQTPAAITKEVVK